Proteins encoded by one window of Chondromyces crocatus:
- a CDS encoding DNA repair ATPase has protein sequence MTSKAPEAAAGASASSGAEALEGGSYEVIRRRLLEHAETLGKKAETLNERRKQAFGGTELQLVATERIRTEHNCVPRDIVSIRGRLLVGYLVVLGLKQDAQVSDVFALHRFTQTAEGHDFAPVPLEEGEAFLADPAFVKDFKDLFRYTKETRLLQLRRTETRLLAIFQTGSTERDVKVFRWSVDGSGRIKYMDGRGENDNLRPRSHDFEWKATTREDQVAGKHPHVSILDEIFVETVGGDLTVKVENNTASGLGIYSEPVEDANQGLDDAEIRYAKLGTLILLKIKPFREQDYRYLVYNSRLKKVTRLDAIGQACLTLPEDQGIVFPNGYYLLTGESKKFEERADDLLFERVIRSPNGEDVLYVFHRLSDGRYLLFPYNVIRKEIATPIPCHGYSLFDDGKMVIFRATGDEATRVHPMQIWQTPFTTAEYAASVPTDGSYLAKVGNPDLVRGISEALSLRRLCVGEQPTRLTFEDVIKTCDRMVDAYYWLGHEEAGDLSTVVRELRKVAESIIDEFEKVEAIRARAAQALAEADETQRRVLSGLRPDDLQSVDAFMRALTELRKQRGHLITMRELKYMDLPRVDALEAEVVARFDEVSAAAAAFLLGDAAFKPLTDRLGALVDQIEGVKKSSELQPFKADLDGVNDGLSLLSEIVAGLKVDDPTARTRILEGVSEVYAQLNRARAILNARTRDLRGAEGRAEFGAQFKLFGQSVASAAAACDTPERCDTELSKLLVQLEELEGRFGEFDEFLSELAAKREEVNEAIGARRQQLVDERQRRVQNLVGAADRILQGVVRRARSFANADELNAYFATDPMVAKVRDLAGELSKLGDSVKSDEVESRLKSARQDAHRLLRDREDLFEEGTSVIRLGRHKFNVNTQPLELTLVPQHGALSLHLTGTDFFETIDDPALNAARELWDQQLVSETAEVYRGELLALSMLEDAEAGRAGLSIAGLRDAALSVVSDAGPTGRMAQGPNEGLLAVVRTFSAERHDEGYERGVHDGDTALILEKLLALRSTAGLLRYSSGARALGCLCWASMAPAAREVLHRRARSLGRLRAQLLEVAVKLEAKATVAEDPEASKPQAKPSGSSGSALDALASEVEQAVEAAAKAHGIEPGKGEVRLSARYLVEELCADHPRFVTSTGAFELRDALLAHLDLEGGRGALEEDLRQLEPQPAAQLALAQAWLEAFVSRDAQRSHLGYLVREAAVVLVTERRLDREPSAAVVEARVEGLLGQHPRIRERALTLRLDEFLARVGEMMRERMPRYRAYRKLRSEIVEREKQRLRLDEFSPRVLTSFVRNRLIDEVYLPLIGANLAKQLGSAGEGKRTDLMGMLLLISPPGYGKTTLMEYVASKLGLVFMKVNGPSLGHDVTSIDPSEAPNATARQEVEKINLALEMGNNVMLYLDDIQHTHPELLQKFISLCDAQRRIEGVWRGRTRTYDLRGKKFCVVMAGNPYTESGARFQIPDMLSNRADTYNLGDILDGKESIFALSYLENALTSNPTLAPLAGREPADVHRFVKLAQGEEVASTDFSYAYSAAEVTEIVEVLKRLFRVQKVLLAVNQEYIRSASQEDAFRTEPPFKLQGSYRNMNKLTEKVVSAHTDAEIDRLVDDHYTSESQTLTSGAEQNLLKLAEMRGRLSAEQEARWDEIKRGFQRIKRMGGKDDDPVVRVTGTLTMLAEQLEGIRGAIGGAVTASQDGAKERDLKSWLSPELQRLSAAMRSLAQPKVEVQVETDTSVSEVVSQYLSIVEQTVAPLAKSATQSAFGVRAVEQHLSEVEALVRSLDEKLKEALTRGRPSGPPAPRFEAKLGGNSPANFYQAGPEQDVVEQGGIFVPTHRTPARGATVSVRIPFPEGRTIEVMGVVEWARPAGGEGPPGFGARFVKLTPEERALIQAYAQARAPFRYDA, from the coding sequence ATGACATCCAAGGCACCGGAGGCCGCCGCCGGTGCCTCCGCGTCGAGTGGCGCGGAGGCCCTGGAGGGCGGGAGTTACGAGGTCATCCGCCGGCGCTTGCTCGAGCACGCGGAGACGCTCGGCAAGAAGGCCGAGACGCTGAACGAGCGCCGGAAGCAGGCGTTCGGTGGGACGGAGCTGCAGCTCGTGGCCACCGAGCGGATCCGGACCGAGCACAACTGCGTCCCGCGGGACATCGTGAGCATCCGCGGGCGGCTGCTGGTCGGCTACCTGGTGGTGCTGGGCCTGAAGCAGGACGCGCAGGTGAGCGACGTGTTCGCGCTGCACCGCTTCACGCAGACGGCGGAGGGGCACGACTTCGCGCCGGTGCCGCTGGAGGAGGGGGAGGCGTTCCTCGCGGATCCAGCCTTCGTGAAGGACTTCAAGGATCTGTTCCGCTACACGAAGGAGACGCGGCTCCTGCAACTCCGGCGCACGGAGACGCGGTTGCTCGCCATCTTCCAGACGGGGAGCACGGAGCGGGACGTGAAGGTGTTCCGGTGGAGCGTCGATGGCTCCGGCCGGATCAAGTACATGGACGGGCGCGGGGAGAACGACAACCTCCGGCCGCGCTCGCACGACTTCGAGTGGAAGGCGACGACGCGCGAGGATCAGGTGGCGGGGAAGCACCCGCACGTGTCGATCCTCGACGAGATCTTCGTGGAGACGGTGGGCGGTGACCTGACCGTCAAGGTGGAGAACAACACGGCGTCGGGGCTCGGGATCTACAGCGAGCCGGTGGAAGACGCGAACCAGGGGCTCGACGACGCGGAGATCCGGTACGCGAAGCTGGGGACGCTGATCCTGCTCAAGATCAAGCCGTTCCGGGAGCAGGACTACCGCTACCTCGTCTACAACAGCCGGCTCAAGAAGGTGACGCGGCTCGATGCGATCGGGCAGGCCTGCCTCACCTTGCCCGAGGATCAGGGCATCGTCTTCCCGAACGGGTATTACCTGCTCACCGGGGAGAGCAAGAAGTTCGAGGAGCGCGCCGACGATCTGCTGTTCGAGCGGGTGATCCGGTCGCCGAACGGGGAGGACGTGCTCTACGTCTTCCACCGGCTGTCGGACGGAAGGTACCTGCTCTTCCCGTACAACGTGATCCGGAAGGAGATCGCGACGCCGATCCCTTGCCACGGGTACAGCCTGTTCGATGACGGGAAGATGGTGATCTTCCGGGCGACGGGCGACGAGGCGACGCGCGTCCACCCGATGCAGATCTGGCAGACGCCGTTCACCACGGCGGAGTACGCGGCGTCCGTGCCGACGGACGGGTCGTACCTGGCGAAGGTGGGGAACCCGGATCTCGTGCGGGGGATCTCGGAGGCGCTCAGCTTGCGGCGGCTCTGCGTGGGCGAGCAGCCGACGCGGTTGACCTTCGAGGACGTGATCAAGACCTGCGATCGGATGGTCGACGCCTACTACTGGCTCGGTCACGAGGAGGCAGGCGATCTCTCGACGGTGGTGCGCGAGCTGCGCAAGGTCGCCGAGAGCATCATCGACGAGTTCGAGAAGGTCGAGGCGATCCGGGCGAGGGCGGCGCAGGCGCTGGCCGAGGCGGACGAGACGCAGCGGCGGGTGCTGTCGGGGCTGCGGCCCGACGATCTGCAGAGCGTGGACGCATTCATGCGGGCGCTGACGGAGCTGCGGAAGCAGCGCGGGCACCTGATCACGATGCGCGAGCTGAAGTACATGGACCTCCCGCGGGTGGACGCGCTGGAGGCCGAGGTCGTCGCGCGGTTCGACGAGGTGAGCGCGGCGGCGGCGGCGTTCCTCCTGGGGGACGCGGCGTTCAAGCCGCTGACGGACCGGCTGGGCGCGCTGGTGGATCAGATCGAGGGGGTGAAGAAGTCGAGCGAGCTTCAGCCCTTCAAGGCAGACCTCGACGGGGTGAACGACGGCCTGTCGCTGCTCAGCGAGATCGTGGCCGGGCTGAAGGTGGACGATCCGACGGCGCGCACGCGGATCCTGGAAGGGGTGAGCGAGGTCTACGCGCAGCTCAACCGGGCGCGGGCGATCCTGAACGCGAGGACGCGGGATCTCCGCGGGGCCGAGGGACGGGCCGAGTTCGGGGCGCAGTTCAAGCTGTTCGGCCAGAGCGTGGCGAGCGCGGCGGCGGCCTGCGACACGCCGGAGCGGTGCGACACCGAGCTGTCGAAGCTCCTCGTGCAGCTGGAGGAGCTGGAGGGGCGCTTCGGCGAGTTCGACGAGTTCCTCTCGGAGCTGGCGGCGAAGCGGGAAGAGGTGAACGAGGCGATCGGGGCGCGGCGGCAGCAGCTCGTGGACGAGCGGCAGCGGCGGGTCCAGAACCTCGTGGGCGCGGCCGACAGGATCCTGCAAGGGGTCGTGCGGCGGGCGCGGAGCTTTGCGAACGCGGACGAGCTGAACGCCTACTTCGCGACGGACCCGATGGTCGCGAAGGTGCGCGATCTTGCCGGGGAGCTGTCGAAGCTCGGGGACTCGGTCAAGAGCGACGAGGTGGAGTCGCGGCTGAAGTCGGCGCGTCAGGATGCGCACCGGCTGCTCCGGGATCGCGAGGACCTGTTCGAAGAGGGGACCAGCGTCATCCGGCTGGGGCGGCACAAGTTCAACGTGAACACGCAGCCGCTGGAGCTGACGCTGGTGCCGCAGCACGGGGCGCTGTCGCTGCACCTGACGGGCACGGATTTCTTCGAGACGATCGACGATCCGGCGCTGAACGCGGCGCGGGAGCTGTGGGATCAGCAGCTGGTCAGCGAGACGGCGGAGGTGTACCGCGGCGAGCTGCTGGCGCTGTCGATGCTGGAGGATGCCGAGGCGGGGCGCGCGGGGCTGTCCATCGCCGGGCTGCGGGACGCGGCGCTGTCGGTGGTGTCGGACGCGGGTCCGACGGGAAGGATGGCGCAAGGGCCGAACGAGGGGTTGCTCGCGGTGGTGCGGACCTTCTCGGCCGAGCGCCACGATGAGGGCTACGAGCGCGGGGTGCACGATGGGGATACCGCGCTGATCCTGGAGAAGCTGCTGGCGCTGCGGTCGACCGCGGGGCTCTTGCGGTATTCGAGCGGGGCGCGGGCCCTGGGGTGCCTGTGCTGGGCGTCGATGGCGCCGGCCGCGCGGGAGGTGTTGCACCGGCGGGCGCGAAGCCTGGGGCGGCTCCGGGCGCAGCTTCTCGAGGTCGCCGTGAAGCTGGAGGCGAAGGCGACGGTCGCGGAGGATCCGGAGGCGTCGAAGCCGCAAGCGAAGCCGTCGGGCAGCTCGGGGTCGGCGCTGGATGCGCTGGCGTCCGAGGTGGAGCAGGCGGTGGAAGCTGCCGCCAAGGCGCATGGTATCGAGCCGGGCAAGGGAGAGGTGCGCCTCTCGGCGCGCTACCTGGTGGAGGAGCTGTGCGCCGATCATCCGCGCTTCGTGACGAGCACAGGGGCGTTCGAGCTGCGGGACGCGCTCCTCGCCCACCTGGACCTGGAGGGCGGACGCGGGGCGCTGGAAGAGGACCTGCGGCAGCTCGAACCTCAGCCCGCGGCGCAGCTCGCACTGGCCCAGGCCTGGCTCGAGGCGTTCGTGTCGAGGGACGCGCAGCGGTCGCACCTGGGATACCTGGTGCGCGAGGCCGCGGTGGTGCTGGTGACGGAGCGACGGCTCGATCGTGAGCCGAGCGCGGCGGTGGTGGAGGCGCGGGTCGAGGGGCTCCTGGGGCAACACCCGCGCATCCGGGAGCGGGCGCTGACGCTGCGGCTCGACGAGTTCCTCGCACGGGTGGGCGAGATGATGCGGGAGCGGATGCCCCGCTACCGCGCCTACCGCAAGCTGCGTTCGGAGATCGTGGAGCGTGAGAAGCAGCGACTGCGGCTCGACGAGTTCTCGCCCCGGGTGCTGACGTCGTTCGTGCGCAACCGGCTGATCGACGAGGTGTACCTGCCGCTCATCGGCGCGAACCTGGCGAAGCAGCTCGGGTCGGCCGGCGAGGGGAAGCGCACCGACCTGATGGGCATGCTGCTGCTGATCTCGCCTCCCGGGTACGGCAAGACGACCCTGATGGAGTACGTGGCGAGCAAGCTGGGGCTCGTGTTCATGAAGGTGAACGGCCCGTCGCTGGGGCACGACGTGACCTCCATCGATCCCTCCGAGGCGCCCAACGCGACGGCGCGGCAAGAGGTGGAGAAGATCAACCTGGCGCTGGAGATGGGGAACAACGTGATGCTGTACCTCGACGACATCCAGCACACGCACCCGGAGCTGCTCCAGAAGTTCATCTCGCTGTGCGACGCGCAGCGGCGGATCGAGGGCGTCTGGCGCGGCAGGACGCGGACCTACGATCTGCGCGGGAAGAAGTTCTGTGTGGTGATGGCCGGTAACCCGTACACGGAGTCCGGCGCGCGGTTCCAGATCCCCGACATGCTCTCGAACCGGGCCGATACGTACAACCTGGGCGACATCCTCGACGGGAAGGAGTCGATCTTCGCGCTGAGCTACCTGGAGAACGCGCTCACGTCGAACCCGACCCTCGCCCCGCTCGCAGGGCGAGAGCCGGCGGACGTGCATCGGTTCGTCAAGCTGGCGCAAGGGGAGGAGGTCGCGTCGACGGACTTCAGCTACGCCTACTCGGCGGCGGAGGTCACCGAGATCGTGGAGGTGCTGAAGCGCCTGTTCCGGGTGCAGAAGGTGCTGCTGGCCGTGAACCAGGAGTACATCCGGAGCGCTTCGCAGGAGGACGCCTTCCGCACGGAGCCGCCGTTCAAGCTGCAAGGCAGCTACCGCAACATGAACAAGCTCACGGAGAAGGTGGTCTCGGCGCACACGGACGCGGAAATCGACCGGCTGGTGGACGACCACTACACGAGCGAGTCGCAGACGCTCACGAGCGGCGCGGAGCAGAACCTGCTGAAGCTGGCCGAGATGCGGGGGAGGCTCTCGGCAGAGCAGGAGGCGCGCTGGGACGAGATCAAGCGAGGTTTCCAGCGCATCAAGCGGATGGGCGGCAAGGACGACGACCCGGTGGTGCGGGTGACGGGGACCTTGACGATGCTGGCGGAGCAGCTCGAAGGGATCCGGGGGGCGATCGGGGGCGCGGTCACCGCGAGCCAGGACGGGGCGAAGGAGCGGGATCTCAAGAGCTGGCTTTCGCCGGAGCTGCAGCGCCTCTCGGCGGCGATGCGGTCGCTCGCCCAGCCGAAGGTGGAGGTCCAGGTGGAGACCGATACCTCGGTGTCCGAGGTGGTCTCGCAGTACCTGTCGATCGTGGAGCAGACGGTGGCGCCGCTCGCGAAGTCGGCAACCCAGAGCGCGTTCGGGGTCCGTGCGGTGGAGCAGCACCTCAGCGAGGTCGAGGCGCTGGTGCGCTCCCTGGACGAGAAGCTCAAGGAAGCACTCACCCGGGGACGACCCTCAGGGCCGCCAGCGCCGCGGTTCGAGGCGAAGCTCGGCGGGAACAGTCCGGCGAACTTCTACCAGGCGGGGCCGGAGCAGGACGTGGTCGAGCAAGGGGGGATCTTCGTGCCCACCCACCGGACGCCGGCGCGCGGGGCGACGGTCTCCGTGCGGATCCCATTCCCCGAGGGGCGGACCATCGAGGTGATGGGGGTCGTGGAGTGGGCTCGGCCAGCCGGTGGGGAGGGTCCCCCGGGCTTCGGGGCGCGCTTCGTGAAGCTGACGCCGGAGGAACGGGCGCTCATCCAGGCCTACGCGCAGGCGAGGGCGCCGTTCCGTTACGACGCGTGA
- a CDS encoding flotillin family protein, with translation MVVICLIALAVFGTLLIVAKFYRQVEQGRALIINTMKTEPIVTFTGKVVYPIINKAEIMDISVKTVEIDRRGKEGLICKDNIRADIKVTFFVRVNKTQEDVLKVAQAIGCARASDHKTLEDLFTAKFSEALKTVGKRLNFEDLYKERQQFKDDIIDVIGKDLNGFVLDDAAIDYLEQTPLEALDKDNIMDAEGIKKITDLTVIQNILTNELRQKERMEIGSQNLHADEAVFQFEHRRAEAEAKAKKEISIAQSREENEAARVASEEEKKTLLVKEKNEEEARVAREAKERGIAIAERAKVREIQVETERVERAKQLEVVARERDVSLQQIAREKELEQQRKEIADVIRGRISVDKTVAEEEERIKDVRAVAEANRLKDVTRINAEAEAQEQLVKQLKSAEASEEAAKFRAREKVITADAELEASDKATRAKIRIAEGVQAEAAAEGLAKVRIREADAAALEKTGLAEARVTLEKLQAAASGEEKQGMVRVKVREADAAAIERQGLAEANVAREKLLAEATGVEKRGLAEANVAREKLLAEATGIEQRGLAAAKAREAEAVATEKMGLAEATSKEKMGLAEATAVKERLLAEASGTAEKAAAMKALDGLGREHEEFRLRLEKEKLIELEQIRTRVEVARAQSEIIRSAFSSAKINIVGGDGAFFDRFMKAVTLGQTVDGVIDQSATVKTLFEDVVNRPGSAPAPSLSDLLGRLVGGASDPESRKQIQALADKARELGIDDLGKPPQA, from the coding sequence GTGGTCGTCATCTGCCTGATCGCGCTCGCGGTCTTTGGCACCCTGCTCATCGTCGCCAAGTTCTACCGGCAGGTGGAACAAGGCCGCGCGCTGATCATCAACACGATGAAGACCGAGCCCATCGTCACCTTCACCGGGAAGGTGGTCTACCCGATCATCAACAAGGCCGAGATCATGGACATCTCGGTCAAGACGGTGGAGATCGACCGCCGCGGCAAGGAAGGGCTGATCTGCAAGGACAACATCCGCGCGGACATCAAGGTCACGTTCTTCGTGCGGGTGAACAAGACCCAGGAGGACGTGCTCAAGGTGGCCCAGGCCATCGGGTGCGCACGCGCGTCCGACCACAAGACGCTGGAGGACCTGTTCACGGCGAAGTTCTCCGAGGCGCTGAAGACGGTCGGTAAGCGGCTGAACTTCGAGGATCTCTACAAGGAGCGCCAGCAGTTCAAGGACGACATCATCGACGTCATCGGCAAGGACCTGAACGGGTTCGTGCTCGACGACGCGGCGATCGACTACCTGGAGCAGACGCCGCTCGAGGCCCTCGACAAAGACAACATCATGGATGCCGAGGGCATCAAGAAGATCACCGATCTGACGGTGATCCAGAACATCCTCACCAACGAGCTGCGGCAGAAGGAGAGGATGGAGATCGGGAGCCAGAACCTGCACGCCGACGAGGCCGTGTTCCAGTTCGAGCACCGGCGCGCCGAGGCCGAAGCGAAGGCGAAGAAGGAGATCTCCATCGCGCAGAGCCGCGAGGAGAACGAGGCGGCCCGCGTCGCGAGCGAGGAGGAGAAGAAGACCCTGCTCGTGAAGGAGAAGAACGAGGAGGAGGCCCGGGTCGCGCGGGAGGCCAAGGAGCGCGGGATCGCCATCGCGGAGCGCGCCAAGGTGCGCGAGATCCAGGTGGAGACGGAGCGCGTGGAGCGCGCGAAGCAGCTCGAGGTCGTGGCGCGTGAGCGCGACGTGTCGCTGCAGCAGATCGCTCGCGAGAAGGAGCTGGAGCAGCAGCGCAAGGAGATCGCCGATGTGATCCGTGGGCGAATCTCGGTGGACAAGACGGTCGCGGAGGAAGAGGAGCGGATCAAGGACGTCCGCGCCGTCGCCGAGGCGAACCGCCTGAAGGACGTGACGCGGATCAACGCCGAGGCCGAGGCGCAAGAGCAGCTCGTGAAGCAGCTCAAGTCGGCCGAGGCGAGCGAGGAAGCCGCGAAGTTCCGGGCCCGCGAGAAGGTGATCACCGCGGACGCGGAGCTGGAAGCGAGCGACAAGGCGACGCGGGCGAAGATCCGGATCGCCGAGGGTGTGCAGGCCGAGGCCGCCGCCGAGGGGCTGGCGAAGGTGCGCATCCGCGAGGCCGACGCGGCGGCGCTGGAGAAGACGGGGCTCGCCGAGGCCCGGGTGACGCTGGAGAAGCTGCAGGCCGCCGCCAGCGGCGAAGAGAAGCAGGGGATGGTGCGGGTGAAGGTCCGGGAGGCCGACGCCGCCGCCATCGAGCGCCAGGGACTCGCCGAGGCCAACGTGGCGCGCGAGAAGCTGCTCGCCGAGGCCACCGGCGTGGAGAAGCGCGGGCTGGCGGAGGCCAATGTGGCGCGCGAGAAGCTGCTCGCCGAGGCCACCGGCATCGAACAGCGCGGGCTGGCCGCGGCAAAGGCGCGCGAGGCCGAAGCGGTCGCAACGGAGAAGATGGGCCTCGCCGAGGCGACGTCGAAGGAGAAGATGGGTCTTGCCGAGGCGACCGCCGTGAAGGAGCGGTTGCTGGCAGAAGCCTCCGGTACGGCCGAGAAGGCGGCGGCGATGAAGGCCCTCGATGGGCTGGGCCGCGAGCACGAGGAGTTCCGCCTCCGGCTGGAAAAGGAGAAGCTCATCGAGCTGGAGCAGATCCGGACCCGGGTCGAGGTGGCGCGGGCGCAGTCGGAGATCATCCGGTCGGCCTTCTCCTCGGCGAAGATCAACATCGTCGGCGGCGATGGGGCCTTCTTCGATCGCTTCATGAAGGCGGTGACGCTGGGACAGACGGTCGACGGCGTGATCGATCAGAGCGCGACGGTGAAGACGCTGTTCGAGGACGTGGTGAACCGGCCCGGCAGCGCGCCGGCGCCGAGCCTCTCCGACCTGCTCGGGCGCCTCGTGGGCGGGGCGAGCGATCCGGAGAGCCGCAAGCAGATCCAGGCGCTGGCGGACAAGGCGCGCGAGCTGGGAATCGACGATCTGGGCAAGCCCCCGCAGGCGTGA
- a CDS encoding glycine zipper family protein — MSNRLRAPPSLAYAAPMVALLDASLAFPAVIYSGVLALALIYWFFVVLGALDIDALGAADGGADAALDGAIKGTLDGALKGTLDGTIKGTLEGATKGTIEGAAKGVLGGHSGEGVGEAGHVGGGGLAGVVGSLHLNRVPATVVLTLIATFGWLLAVLSQLHVSPLWEGIGLPGWLFKGILLLVSFVIALPLTSLVVRPLGSLFVTQAAQSVMDLVGKTVIISTGRVDERFGQGVLHDGGAGLILNVRCDSPGVLRQGDKAVLVSYHPEREVFFVEPMEDLLVERRIQRLEVDPVAPAGADAAREALGEAAELEGVEALDSKEARRGAG; from the coding sequence GTGTCGAATCGCCTGCGCGCGCCGCCGTCTTTGGCATACGCTGCGCCGATGGTCGCGCTGCTCGACGCGTCCCTCGCTTTCCCCGCCGTGATCTACTCGGGGGTGCTGGCGCTGGCGCTGATCTACTGGTTCTTCGTGGTGCTCGGTGCGCTGGACATCGACGCGCTCGGCGCCGCCGACGGAGGCGCCGATGCGGCGCTGGACGGCGCCATCAAGGGCACGCTGGACGGCGCCCTCAAAGGCACGCTGGACGGCACCATCAAGGGCACGCTCGAAGGGGCGACCAAAGGGACGATCGAGGGCGCTGCCAAGGGGGTGCTGGGAGGCCACTCGGGCGAGGGCGTGGGAGAGGCCGGGCACGTCGGCGGCGGAGGGCTCGCCGGGGTGGTGGGCTCGCTCCACCTGAACCGCGTCCCCGCGACGGTGGTGCTGACGCTGATCGCGACGTTCGGGTGGCTGCTCGCGGTGCTCTCGCAGCTGCACGTGAGCCCGCTGTGGGAAGGCATCGGGCTGCCGGGCTGGCTGTTCAAGGGGATCTTGCTGCTGGTGTCGTTCGTCATCGCGCTGCCGCTCACGTCGCTGGTGGTGCGCCCGCTCGGCTCGCTGTTCGTGACGCAGGCGGCGCAGTCGGTGATGGACCTCGTGGGGAAGACGGTGATCATCTCCACGGGCCGCGTCGACGAGCGCTTCGGGCAAGGGGTTCTCCACGACGGCGGCGCAGGGCTGATCCTCAACGTGCGCTGCGATTCGCCGGGCGTGCTGCGCCAGGGCGACAAGGCCGTGCTCGTGAGCTACCACCCGGAGCGCGAGGTCTTCTTCGTCGAGCCCATGGAAGACCTGCTGGTCGAGCGGCGCATTCAACGCCTGGAGGTCGACCCCGTGGCGCCGGCAGGCGCGGATGCGGCGAGAGAGGCCCTCGGAGAGGCCGCCGAACTGGAGGGCGTGGAAGCGCTGGACTCCAAGGAAGCACGGCGAGGAGCTGGCTGA
- a CDS encoding acyl-CoA carboxylase subunit beta, which produces MNMRELVKALEERRAEVRRMGGAERVEKQHARGKLTARERLALFFDDGVHFEVGMHGTQMGLAAGPDGKDRPPADAVVCAFGKVDGRMTCAVAYDFTVKGGSIGYTGEEKVTRMRQMALRGRWPIVWFIDSAGARIDPGSTHADQISLFAGSGHLFREQVHMSGVVPQVAAMVGPGAAGTAYIPGLADFVPMVKDIGSMALGGPPLVKAMTGEDISEQELGGTKVHATKSGVGDAEYPDDQACIAAIKRYLSFFPASCDEEPPQLAVTDPVERAEESLLDLLPENPRRAYDMYKLIAAVVDHGEYFDLKPRWARSIITCLARIGGQSVGIVANQPMQLGGILGVDSADKAARFIQICDAFNIPLVFLQDVPGFMIGSKVEHEGIIRHGAKLLHVMAAATVPKISVVVRKAYGAGYYVMCGRAYEPDLIVGWPTAEISVMGPEGMLGIAARKMFGDTPPPPEVKQQIVDSIQKNIDVMKVAGWGLIDDVIDPRETRRAIAWGLDLARKKRVERPHRKRGIIPV; this is translated from the coding sequence ATGAACATGCGAGAGCTCGTGAAAGCGCTGGAGGAACGCCGCGCCGAGGTTCGGCGGATGGGTGGGGCAGAGCGGGTCGAGAAGCAGCACGCCCGAGGGAAGCTGACCGCGCGGGAGCGCCTCGCGCTCTTCTTCGATGATGGCGTCCATTTCGAGGTCGGCATGCACGGCACGCAGATGGGCCTCGCTGCCGGGCCGGATGGAAAGGATCGGCCCCCGGCCGACGCGGTGGTCTGTGCGTTCGGCAAGGTCGATGGCCGGATGACGTGCGCCGTCGCGTACGATTTCACCGTGAAGGGGGGGAGCATCGGGTACACGGGGGAGGAGAAGGTCACCCGGATGCGCCAGATGGCGCTACGGGGGCGCTGGCCCATCGTGTGGTTCATCGACTCCGCGGGCGCCCGGATCGATCCCGGATCGACGCATGCGGACCAGATCTCGCTGTTCGCTGGCTCGGGCCACCTGTTCCGCGAGCAGGTCCACATGAGCGGCGTCGTCCCTCAGGTGGCGGCGATGGTCGGGCCAGGCGCGGCGGGGACGGCCTACATCCCCGGCCTGGCGGACTTCGTGCCCATGGTGAAGGACATCGGGTCGATGGCGCTCGGAGGGCCTCCTCTCGTCAAGGCGATGACGGGGGAGGACATATCCGAACAGGAGCTCGGTGGGACGAAGGTCCACGCGACGAAGAGTGGCGTCGGTGACGCGGAGTATCCCGACGATCAGGCCTGCATCGCCGCGATCAAGCGGTACCTGTCCTTCTTCCCCGCGAGCTGTGACGAGGAGCCCCCGCAGCTCGCCGTGACCGACCCCGTCGAACGCGCCGAGGAGTCGTTGCTCGATCTCCTGCCCGAGAACCCGCGACGCGCCTACGACATGTACAAGCTCATCGCGGCAGTGGTCGATCACGGGGAGTACTTCGATCTGAAGCCTCGGTGGGCGCGCTCGATCATCACCTGCCTCGCGCGCATCGGCGGGCAGAGCGTGGGCATCGTCGCGAACCAGCCCATGCAGCTGGGAGGCATCCTCGGCGTCGATTCCGCCGACAAAGCGGCGCGGTTCATCCAGATCTGCGACGCCTTCAACATCCCCCTGGTGTTCCTGCAGGACGTCCCCGGCTTCATGATCGGGTCGAAGGTGGAGCACGAGGGGATCATCCGGCACGGAGCGAAGCTGCTCCATGTGATGGCTGCGGCGACCGTCCCCAAGATCTCGGTCGTCGTCCGGAAGGCCTACGGCGCGGGCTACTACGTCATGTGTGGCCGCGCCTATGAGCCGGATCTCATCGTCGGGTGGCCGACCGCCGAGATCAGCGTCATGGGGCCCGAGGGCATGCTCGGGATCGCTGCCAGGAAGATGTTCGGCGACACGCCGCCTCCTCCCGAGGTGAAGCAGCAGATCGTCGACTCCATCCAGAAGAACATCGACGTCATGAAGGTGGCCGGGTGGGGGCTCATCGATGACGTCATCGATCCGCGCGAGACCCGTCGCGCCATCGCGTGGGGGCTGGATCTCGCCCGGAAGAAGCGCGTGGAACGGCCGCACCGGAAGCGCGGCATCATCCCGGTCTGA